From the genome of Eucalyptus grandis isolate ANBG69807.140 chromosome 2, ASM1654582v1, whole genome shotgun sequence, one region includes:
- the LOC104431301 gene encoding LOW QUALITY PROTEIN: pleiotropic drug resistance protein 3 (The sequence of the model RefSeq protein was modified relative to this genomic sequence to represent the inferred CDS: inserted 2 bases in 1 codon) gives MAELIGTESDGMQSIGNELSELGRSLESSFRLHVSSFQSTSAVSTTKDDANDEYDLQWAAIERLRSSLFDSEIDGRAVDKGKKVVDVTKLGALGRHFFIEKLIRHIENDNLNLLRKIRDRTDKVGVKLPAIEVRYLNLCIEADCEIVEGKPLPTLWNSLKSMLPGVAAMPGLKLRKAKISIIKDVSGIIKPGRMTLLLGPPGCGKTSFLKALSGTLSKSLKVTGEISYNGHNLDEFIPQKTSAYISQHDLHIPDMTVRETLDFSARCQGVGSREDIMMEISRREKEAGISPDPDIDTYMKATAIKGLKRTLRTDYILKILGLDICADTLVGDPMRRGISGGQKRRLTTAEMIVGPNKVLFMDEITNGLDSSTAFQIVSCLKQTAHLTDGTILVSLLQPAPETFDLFDDLILMAEGKIVYQGPRDQALKCFEDCGFRCPERKGVADFLQEVISRQDQAQYWQHPELPYSYISVDLFCKKFKESYCGMKLDQELSDMFDRSKIHKNALSFDAYSLSRWELLRACMARELLLMRRNSFIYIFKSVQLILIAFITTTVFLRTEMGMDIFHANYYMGSLFYALTILLVDGFPELAMTVSRLPTFYKQKELYFYPAWAYAIPASIMKLVLSLLESVVWTSLTYYVIGYSPEVGRFFRQLLLLFSVHLSSISLFRFLSSIYQTVVASNLAGNVAIMILMLFGGFIIPKPLMPAWFKWGFWVSPLTYGEIGLSVNEFDAPRWQKILSSNTTIGRTILESRGLNFNGYFFWISLGALLGFTLLFNIGFTLALTFLKPPGSSPAIISREKYSHRNETEDSQDNVKNEEPKKVSAEPVQTKNGRMVLPFTPLTLMFKDVQYYVDTPMEMRQQGFSQKRLQLLSDITGTFRPGILTALMGVSGAGKTTLMDVLCGRKTTGYIEGEIKVGGYPKVQETFARISGYCEQTDIHSPQITVEESVIFSAWLRLDSQIDSKRKVEFVNEVLEMMELDGIKDSLVGIPGVSGLSTEQRKRLTIAVELVANPSIIFMDEPTTGLDARAAAIVMRAVKNIVDTGRTIVCTIHQPSIDIFEAFDEMVLLKAGGRLIYSGPLGHNSSKIIEYFEGIPGVPKIKSNYNPATWMLEVTSTSAEAELGIDFALIYRESALYETNKELVKQLSTPPPGTSDLHFSRFSQKLWGQFKSCLWKQYLSYWRSPPYNLTRNLHTLVVSFLFGLLFWNQGKKLNNQQNLFIMLGSMYMAVLFLGISNCSSVLHYVAMERTVMYRERFAGMYASLAFSLAQVVVEIPYILVQAISYVIXGSADKIFWYFYVMFCSLLSFNYLGMLLVSLTPTFMVAAILQSAFYTNFHLFAGFLIPKPKIPKWWIWLYFVCPTSWALNGMLTSQYGDVDKEIEAFGENKTVAGFLKDYFGFHHDQLNVVGIVLIAFPFVLATLFAYCIGHLNYQRR, from the exons ATGGCAGAGCTGATTGGGACGGAATCGGATGGAATGCAGTCGATTGGAAACGAGTTATCAGAGCTAGGAAGGAGCCTCGAATCATCATTTCGGCTTCATGTTTCGAGTTTTCAAAGCACTTCGGCTGTGAGCACAACAAAAGATGATGCTAACGATGAATATGATCTCCAATGGGCTGCCATTGAGAGGTTGAGGTCGTCACTGTTTGATAGTGAGATCGATGGGAGGGCAGTTGATAAAGGAAAGAAGGTGGTGGACGTTACCAAGCTTGGTGCATTGGGACGCCATTTTTTCATAGAGAAGCTCATCAGGCATATCGAGAATGACAACCTTAATTTGTTGCGCAAGATTAGAGACAGAACTGACAA GGTTGGTGTCAAATTGCCCGCCATAGAAGTCAGATATCTGAATTTATGCATTGAAGCAGACTGTGAGATAGTTGAAGGAAAGCCCTTGCCCACTCTCTGGAATTCTCTAAAAAGCATGCTCCCT GGCGTTGCTGCAATGCCAGGTTTGAAGTTACGTAAGGCCAAAATAAGCATCATTAAGGATGTCAGTGGAATTATAAAGCCTGGAAG AATGACTTTATTGCTTGGACCTCCTGGATGTGGGAAAACATCCTTTCTAAAGGCTCTTTCAGGGACACTAAGCAAATCTCTCAAG GTCACGGGAGAAATTTCATATAATGGTCACAATCTTGACGAGTTCATCCCCCAAAAAACGTCTGCTTATATAAGCCAACATGATCTGCACATTCCAGACATGACTGTGAGGGAAACACTGGACTTCTCTGCCCGTTGTCAAGGTGTTGGAAGCAGAGAAG ATATCATGATGGAGATCAGCAGAAGGGAGAAGGAGGCAGGAATCTCTCCAGATCCTGATATAGATACTTACATGAAG GCAACTGCTATCAAAGGACTTAAAAGAACCCTTCGGACAGACTATATTTTAAAA ATCCTTGGGCTGGATATCTGTGCAGACACATTGGTTGGAGATCCCATGAGAAGAGGCATATCAGGTGGTCAAAAGAGGAGATTGACTACAG CGGAGATGATTGTTGGCCCAAATAAAGTTCTATTCATGGATGAAATAACAAACGGTTTGGACAGTTCGACAGCCTTTCAGATTGTTTCTTGTCTTAAGCAAACAGCACATTTGACAGATGGCACTATACTGGTTTCGCTTCTTCAGCCTGCGCCAGAAACATTTGATCTGTTTGATGACCTTATTCTGATGGCTGAAGGGAAAATTGTGTACCAAGGCCCTCGTGACCAAGCTCTGAAGTGTTTTGAGGATTGTGGATTCAGGTGCCCCGAAAGAAAAGGGGTTGCTGATTTCCTCCAAGAG GTTATATCTAGACAAGACCAGGCACAATATTGGCAGCATCCTGAGCTACCATACAGTTATATATCAGTTGATCTGTTCTgtaaaaagttcaaggaatCATATTGTGGGATGAAGCTTGATCAGGAGCTTTCAGACATGTTTGATAGGtccaaaatccacaaaaatgcTCTTTCTTTTGATGCATACTCTCTGTCCAGATGGGAACTTCTTAGAGCATGCATGGCGAGGGAACTTCTTCTCATGAGGagaaattcttttatatatattttcaaatcagTACAG CTtattttaattgcatttatCACGACTACTGTATTCTTGCGGACTGAGATGGGAATGGATATATTCCATGCCAACTACTATATGGGCTCTCTGTTTTATGCACTAACCATACTCCTCGTTGATGGATTTCCGGAATTGGCAATGACCGTTTCAAGGCTCCCAACCTTCtataaacaaaaggagctgtACTTTTACCCTGCTTGGGCTTATGCAATTCCAGCATCTATAATGAAGCTTGTTCTTTCGCTGCTGGAATCTGTGGTTTGGACATCTCTTACATATTATGTGATTGGATACAGTCCTGAGGTAGGCAG GTTCTTCCGCCAATTattgcttcttttctctgtgCATTTGTCCTCGATATCCTTGTTCCGATTTCTCTCCTCAATCTATCAAACTGTGGTTGCTTCCAACTTAGCTGGTAATGTTGCAATAATGATTTTGATGCTATTTGGAGGTTTCATCATCCCAAAAC CCTTGATGCCTGCTTGGTTTAAATGGGGTTTCTGGGTCTCTCCACTAACATATGGAGAAATCGGACTTTCTGTTAATGAATTTGATGCTCCACGATGGCAAAAG ATTTTGTCTTCAAACACTACAATAGGGCGTACAATCCTTGAAAGCCGAGGACTAAATTTCAATGGGTACTTCTTTTGGATATCACTTGGTGCCTTATTGGGATTTACCTTACTGTTCAACATCGGTTTCACTTTGGCCTTGACTTTCTTGAAGC CTCCAGGATCATCACCTGCTATCATTTCACGTGAGAAATACTCGCATAGAAATGAAACTGAAGATTCTCAAGACAACGTAAAGAATGAAGAGCCAAAGAAAGTTTCTGCTGAACCAGTGCAAACAAAAAATG GAAGGATGGTTTTGCCTTTCACACCATTGACGCTTATGTTTAAAGATGTGCAGTACTACGTAGACACCCCCATG GAAATGAGACAACAAGGCTTTTCACAGAAAAGATTGCAACTTCTCTCTGATATCACAGGCACATTTAGACCTGGTATTCTTACTGCACTGATGGGTGTGAGCGGAGCTGGGAAAACTACTCTGATGGATGTCCTTTGTGGGAGAAAAACTACTGGCTATATTGAAGGAGAAATAAAAGTTGGTGGTTATCCCAAGGTTCAGGAAACATTTGCAAGAATCTCTGGTTACTGTGAGCAAACAGACATACATTCCCCACAAATCACTGTGGAAGAGTCTGTTATATTTTCTGCCTGGCTTCGTTTAGATTCTCAGATTGACTCAAAACGTAAAGTG GAATTTGTCAATGAAGTCCTGGAGATGATGGAGCTTGATGGAATAAAAGATTCTCTGGTGGGCATACCAGGTGTTAGTGGTCTATCCACAGAGCAACGAAAACGACTCACTATCGCTGTAGAGCTTGTTGCAAATCCTTCCATAATCTTTATGGATGAGCCTACAACAGGACTTGATGCTAGAGCTGCTGCGATTGTCATGCGAGCAGTGAAGAACATAGTGGATACAGGAAGAACAATAGTTTGCACCATCCACCAACCCAGCATTGACATATTTGAGGCTTTTGATGAG ATGGTTTTATTAAAAGCTGGTGGACGGCTGATTTACTCAGGACCCTTGGGACATAACTCTAGCAAAATTATAGAATACTTTGAG GGTATTCCTGGGGTGCCAAAGATTAAGAGCAACTACAATCCGGCTACATGGATGCTGGAGGTGACTTCTACGTCAGCTGAAGCTGAACTTGGCATTGATTTTGCTCTAATCTACAGAGAGTCGGCATTATATGA gACCAACAAAGAGCTTGTAAAGCAGCTGAGCACTCCACCTCCTGGTACTAGTGACTTGCACTTCTCCCGATTCTCCCAAAAGTTGTGGGGACAATTCAAGTCATGTCTATGGAAGCAGTACTTGTCCTATTGGAGAAGTCCTCCTTACAACTTGACGCGTAACCTCCACACATTGGTTGTGTCTTTTCTCTTCGGGTTACTGTTCTGGAATCAAGGGAAGAAACT AAACAACCAGCAGAACTTATTCATCATGTTGGGTTCGATGTATATGGCTGTGCTCTTCTTAGGCATAAGCAACTGCTCATCAGTACTGCACTATGTTGCTATGGAACGGACCGTCATGTATCGTGAGAGATTTGCAGGGATGTATGCTTCATTGGCTTTTTCACTAGCACAG GTTGTTGTTGAGATACCATATATACTAGTTCAAGCTATTTCATATGTGAT AGGGTCAGCAGACAAGATTTTCTGGTACTTCTATGTCATGTTCTGCTCATTGCTGTCATTCAATTACCTCGGAATGCTGCTTGTGTCCCTGACACCAACTTTCATGGTTGCTGCGATTCTACAATCTGCCTTCTACACAAATTTCCATCTTTTTGCTGGGTTTTTAATCCCAAAACCG aaaattccaaaatggtGGATCTGGTTGTACTTTGTGTGTCCGACATCATGGGCACTTAATGGTATGCTAACTTCGCAGTATGGAGATGTTGATAaggaaattgaggcatttggaGAAAACAAAACCGTGGCGGGCTTCTTGAAGGATTATTTCGGATTTCACCATGATCAATTAAATGTTGTGGGCATCGTCCTcattgcctttccttttgttctagcAACTCTTTTTGCATACTGTATAGGGCACTTGAACTACCAGAGAAGATGA